The proteins below come from a single Arthrobacter crystallopoietes genomic window:
- a CDS encoding lipid II:glycine glycyltransferase FemX — protein MSSSILQSAAWAEFQRSLGKKVFESTGDGYSFLAIHEKTPLGSYLYVPYGPAAEDKQALTRALDALAALAKAEGAHYVRVEPIHSGLASGPGTDAEAELAGLGLVKAPTDVQPHLTWMVDLTQDEDKILADMRSTSRNLYRNIHKKGVTFEISTDPKDISILLGFLHDVSERADFKAQSDDYLTRAAEALVPAGNAKLFIAKLEGTPIAAALSYDTETTRVYAHAAADDTYRKLNAGIPLVVTMMMDAKASGMTRFDMWGVSPEDEPDHAWAGFSRFKRSFGGFEVAYPGSWDLPVNKLMYSAYGLARKLRDTAVPALHKARTGAGPVLEKARSAAGPALDKVRAKLGR, from the coding sequence ATGAGTTCCTCCATCCTGCAGTCCGCCGCCTGGGCCGAGTTCCAGCGCAGTCTCGGGAAGAAAGTCTTCGAGTCCACCGGGGACGGCTACTCCTTTCTGGCCATCCACGAGAAGACCCCGCTGGGCAGTTACCTCTACGTGCCGTACGGACCCGCCGCCGAGGACAAGCAGGCCCTGACCCGCGCGCTCGACGCCCTGGCCGCGCTGGCAAAGGCCGAGGGCGCCCACTACGTGCGCGTGGAACCGATCCACTCGGGTCTGGCCTCCGGCCCAGGCACCGACGCCGAGGCCGAGCTGGCAGGACTGGGACTCGTCAAGGCGCCCACCGACGTCCAGCCGCACCTGACTTGGATGGTGGATCTGACCCAGGACGAAGACAAGATCCTGGCCGACATGCGCAGCACCAGCCGGAACCTCTACCGGAATATCCACAAGAAGGGCGTGACCTTCGAGATCTCCACCGATCCGAAGGACATCTCCATCCTGCTGGGCTTCCTGCATGACGTGTCGGAGCGGGCCGACTTCAAGGCGCAGTCCGATGACTACCTCACCCGCGCCGCCGAGGCCCTGGTCCCGGCCGGCAATGCCAAGCTTTTCATCGCCAAGCTGGAGGGCACTCCGATCGCCGCGGCCCTGTCCTACGACACGGAGACTACGCGCGTCTACGCCCATGCGGCCGCCGACGACACCTACCGAAAGCTCAACGCGGGCATCCCGCTGGTGGTCACCATGATGATGGACGCCAAGGCCTCCGGCATGACCCGCTTCGATATGTGGGGCGTTTCCCCCGAGGACGAACCGGACCATGCCTGGGCCGGCTTCTCCCGCTTCAAGCGCTCGTTCGGCGGTTTCGAGGTGGCTTACCCGGGCTCCTGGGACCTGCCGGTCAACAAGCTGATGTACTCCGCCTACGGCCTGGCCCGCAAGCTGCGCGATACCGCAGTGCCGGCCCTGCACAAGGCACGCACCGGAGCCGGCCCCGTGCTGGAGAAGGCACGTTCCGCAGCCGGTCCGGCGCTGGACAAGGTGCGCGCCAAGCTCGGCCGCTGA
- the manA gene encoding mannose-6-phosphate isomerase, class I, which translates to MYRLTNVLRPYAWGSPMAIAELFGREPSGSPEAELWIGAHPDSPSSVHLPDGDEQPLTDFIDDGPGLALGQNALALFGAKLPFLTKVLAADEALSLQVHPTLEQARQGFAAENAAKVPLSSPERSYRDDNHKPEMLFALTEFQALCGFRHPQDSVRFFRGLHGKLSAADADTALLERVIKSLEGPDESAAIRGAFVTLLEGGAESAALVDNTAAVLAAVPEEQTGPEFAAVRWLAELYPQDPGTLISLLLNLTTLQPGQALSLPAGNVHAYLRGLGIEVMATSDNVLRGGLTPKHINIPELLKITDFRPIEPPRVERKLTDAGQELYCPPFAEFQLQRIEINDGDTPVPLAQHGPVVVLAVSGSALLDSPVTDLTLHRGDSAFIPASEQPVLVHPVLNTDSPAVLFAVTCAGNASEFAEFYESL; encoded by the coding sequence ATGTACCGGCTGACCAATGTTCTGCGGCCCTATGCCTGGGGATCGCCGATGGCGATTGCCGAGTTGTTCGGCCGCGAACCCTCAGGCAGTCCCGAGGCGGAGTTGTGGATCGGAGCCCACCCGGACTCGCCGTCGTCGGTCCATTTGCCCGACGGCGATGAGCAGCCCCTCACGGACTTCATAGACGACGGCCCCGGGTTGGCGCTCGGCCAGAACGCGCTCGCCCTGTTCGGCGCCAAGCTGCCGTTCCTGACCAAGGTCCTGGCCGCCGATGAGGCGCTCTCGCTGCAGGTCCACCCCACGCTGGAGCAGGCACGCCAGGGCTTCGCGGCCGAGAACGCCGCCAAGGTCCCGCTGTCATCCCCCGAACGCAGCTACCGCGACGACAACCACAAGCCGGAAATGCTCTTCGCCCTGACTGAGTTCCAGGCCCTGTGCGGCTTCCGGCACCCGCAGGATTCCGTCCGGTTTTTCCGTGGACTCCATGGCAAGCTCAGTGCCGCGGACGCGGACACCGCCCTGCTGGAACGGGTGATCAAGTCGCTCGAGGGCCCGGATGAATCCGCGGCCATCCGCGGCGCCTTCGTGACACTGCTCGAAGGCGGCGCCGAGTCCGCTGCCTTGGTCGACAACACGGCCGCGGTGCTGGCGGCCGTCCCCGAAGAGCAAACCGGGCCGGAATTCGCCGCGGTACGCTGGCTGGCCGAGCTCTACCCGCAGGACCCGGGCACGCTGATTTCGCTGCTGCTGAACCTGACCACGCTGCAGCCGGGCCAGGCCCTGAGCCTGCCGGCCGGCAATGTGCATGCCTACCTGCGCGGCCTCGGCATCGAGGTCATGGCCACCAGCGACAACGTGCTCCGCGGCGGGCTGACTCCCAAGCACATCAACATCCCCGAGCTGCTCAAGATCACGGATTTCCGCCCGATCGAACCTCCCCGGGTGGAACGGAAGCTGACGGACGCCGGCCAGGAACTCTACTGCCCGCCGTTCGCCGAGTTCCAGCTCCAGCGCATCGAGATTAACGACGGCGACACGCCCGTACCGCTGGCCCAGCATGGTCCCGTTGTGGTGCTGGCCGTCAGCGGCAGCGCACTGCTGGACTCGCCCGTTACGGATCTGACCCTGCACCGCGGAGATTCGGCGTTCATCCCGGCTTCGGAACAGCCCGTGCTGGTCCATCCGGTGCTCAACACGGACTCCCCCGCCGTCCTTTTCGCGGTCACCTGCGCAGGTAATGCCAGCGAATTCGCCGAGTTTTATGAAAGTCTATGA
- a CDS encoding LCP family protein: protein MTPRIAPQDSPRRGNRGDDGYGVTDPVRYPQSAPAPVRTKRAFILLLLTLFIPGSAQLVAGNRNLGHKALRVTFTVWALLIAAGIVALVNWPTLVNIATHPWGSLVLVIVLAALALFWGFLFLDTLRIIRPGLLAPGMRPIVAVCLVALMALTTGTLGYGAYLMNVGRSTLGTIFETRPAFDPVDGRYNFLLMGGDAGAGRVGLRPDSIQVVSVDAKTGQTVMFGIPRNFQNAPFPEDSPMHAVYPEGFNCGDECIINALYVDVEQNHADLYPDAKNPGAEAMKDAVSGILGIEIQAYALVDMGGFEALVDAMGGITVDAGGWVPISDRTIPGTNQHYPPKGWIAPGVQELDGYHALWYARSREFATDYDRVQRQQCVMSAMVKQLDPATVLTRFQQLASAGEEVVETDIPSEQLGSFVSLAADAKGQKIKRLTIGPPDFGTPSDNFVTFPDFSQIHPRVQEMFIQEEETKEAGGDAGSKPDSGSDSGAGENNDGGADSGGTAEDTSANDGGAEAAPAETPAEQTPEITEEYLQQLAVIGDSATLSSIVRGNGECSVP, encoded by the coding sequence ATGACGCCGCGCATCGCCCCACAGGACAGTCCGCGCCGCGGCAATCGCGGCGACGATGGCTACGGCGTCACCGATCCGGTCCGCTACCCGCAGAGCGCGCCCGCCCCGGTCCGGACCAAGCGCGCGTTCATCCTGCTGCTGCTGACTCTGTTCATCCCGGGCAGCGCGCAGCTGGTGGCGGGCAACCGCAATCTCGGCCACAAAGCGCTGCGGGTGACCTTTACCGTGTGGGCGCTGCTGATCGCCGCGGGCATCGTGGCCCTGGTGAATTGGCCGACGCTGGTCAACATCGCCACCCACCCCTGGGGCTCGCTGGTACTGGTCATCGTGCTGGCGGCGCTGGCGCTGTTCTGGGGGTTCCTGTTCCTGGACACGCTGCGGATCATCCGGCCCGGCCTGCTCGCGCCGGGCATGCGTCCCATTGTGGCGGTCTGCCTGGTGGCGCTGATGGCGCTGACCACCGGCACGCTGGGCTACGGCGCCTACCTGATGAACGTGGGACGCAGCACGCTGGGCACCATCTTCGAGACCCGCCCGGCTTTCGATCCGGTGGACGGGCGCTACAACTTCCTGCTGATGGGCGGCGACGCCGGGGCCGGCCGTGTGGGCCTGCGCCCGGACAGCATCCAGGTGGTGAGCGTGGACGCCAAGACCGGCCAGACCGTCATGTTCGGCATCCCGCGCAACTTCCAGAACGCCCCGTTCCCCGAGGACTCGCCGATGCATGCGGTCTACCCGGAGGGCTTCAACTGCGGCGACGAGTGCATCATCAACGCGCTCTACGTGGACGTGGAGCAGAACCATGCGGACCTCTACCCGGACGCCAAAAACCCGGGTGCCGAAGCCATGAAGGATGCGGTCAGCGGAATCCTCGGCATCGAAATCCAGGCTTACGCGCTGGTGGACATGGGCGGCTTCGAGGCCCTCGTGGACGCCATGGGCGGCATCACCGTGGACGCCGGCGGCTGGGTGCCCATCTCTGACCGCACCATCCCCGGCACCAACCAGCACTACCCGCCGAAGGGCTGGATCGCCCCCGGCGTGCAGGAGCTGGACGGCTACCACGCGCTTTGGTACGCCCGCTCGCGCGAATTCGCCACCGACTATGACCGCGTGCAGCGCCAGCAGTGCGTGATGTCCGCGATGGTCAAGCAGCTTGACCCTGCCACCGTGCTGACCCGCTTCCAGCAGCTGGCCTCCGCCGGCGAAGAGGTCGTGGAGACGGACATTCCCAGCGAACAGCTCGGCAGCTTCGTATCCCTGGCGGCGGACGCCAAGGGGCAGAAGATCAAGCGGCTGACCATCGGCCCGCCGGACTTCGGCACCCCCTCGGACAACTTCGTCACCTTCCCGGACTTCAGCCAGATCCACCCTCGTGTTCAGGAGATGTTCATCCAGGAAGAGGAGACTAAGGAAGCTGGCGGCGACGCGGGCTCCAAGCCGGACAGCGGTTCGGACTCCGGCGCCGGGGAAAACAACGACGGCGGCGCGGATTCGGGCGGCACCGCGGAGGACACTTCGGCTAACGACGGCGGCGCCGAAGCCGCCCCGGCCGAGACACCGGCTGAACAGACTCCGGAGATCACCGAGGAGTACCTGCAACAACTGGCCGTCATCGGCGACTCGGCAACGCTTTCGTCGATCGTGCGCGGGAACGGGGAATGCTCGGTGCCCTAG
- the purE gene encoding 5-(carboxyamino)imidazole ribonucleotide mutase — protein MSENPIVGVVMGSDSDWPVMQAAAAALEEFGIPYEADVVSAHRMPEDMIRYGKEAQGRGLRAIIAGAGGAAHLPGMLASVTTLPVIGVPVPLKMLDGMDSLLSIVQMPAGVPVATVSIGGARNAGLLAVRMLAAGTDDLAARLQPQLADFAAELRQSAYDKGEALRAKLS, from the coding sequence ATGAGCGAAAACCCGATTGTCGGCGTCGTAATGGGCTCCGATTCGGACTGGCCCGTCATGCAGGCTGCAGCCGCGGCGCTGGAAGAATTCGGCATCCCGTACGAGGCCGATGTGGTCTCCGCGCACCGCATGCCCGAGGACATGATCCGCTACGGCAAGGAGGCCCAGGGCCGCGGGTTGCGCGCCATCATCGCCGGGGCCGGGGGCGCCGCGCACCTGCCGGGCATGCTGGCATCGGTCACCACACTGCCGGTCATCGGTGTCCCGGTGCCGCTGAAGATGCTGGACGGCATGGATTCGCTGCTGTCCATCGTGCAGATGCCCGCCGGTGTTCCCGTGGCCACCGTCTCGATCGGCGGTGCCCGCAACGCCGGGCTCCTGGCGGTCCGGATGCTGGCCGCCGGAACCGATGACCTTGCCGCCCGGCTGCAGCCGCAGCTGGCTGACTTCGCCGCTGAGCTGCGCCAAAGCGCGTACGACAAGGGTGAAGCCCTGCGGGCAAAATTGTCATGA
- a CDS encoding 5-(carboxyamino)imidazole ribonucleotide synthase — MTFPVIGVVGGGQLARMMAPCAVALGFELRVLAEAEDVSAVAAVANAPVGDYKDLDTLRQFAQGLDVMTFDHEHVPTEHLQTLIGEGVNVQPQPDALIHAQDKLIMRGVVEKLGLPNPAWAAVSTVEELVAFGEQTGWPVVLKTPRGGYDGKGVRMIDDASAAAAAADWFTGTPLLAEDKVDFSRELSALVARTPSGEAKPWPVAHTIQVDGVCDEVIAPAQELSAEVAEAAQQAALRLAEELGVTGVMAAELFETPGQGQGFVINELAMRPHNTGHWTMDGCVTSQFEQHLRAVLDLPLGDTTALGAVVVMKNYLGGANTDLFGAYPQALAAEPDVKVHGYGKSVRPGRKIGHVNVVGRHASDVDVLRTKAARVAAIIRDGVDPQRAGADPQEGNL, encoded by the coding sequence GTGACTTTCCCAGTAATTGGCGTTGTTGGCGGCGGCCAGCTAGCCCGCATGATGGCCCCCTGTGCAGTAGCCCTTGGCTTCGAACTCCGTGTCCTGGCCGAGGCAGAAGACGTCTCCGCGGTCGCGGCCGTGGCCAACGCTCCGGTCGGCGACTACAAGGATCTGGACACGCTGCGCCAGTTCGCCCAGGGCCTGGATGTGATGACCTTCGATCACGAACACGTCCCCACCGAGCACCTGCAGACCCTGATCGGCGAGGGCGTCAATGTCCAGCCGCAACCGGATGCCCTGATCCACGCACAGGACAAGCTCATCATGCGCGGCGTCGTCGAAAAGCTCGGCCTGCCCAACCCGGCCTGGGCAGCAGTTTCCACCGTCGAGGAGCTGGTCGCGTTCGGCGAGCAGACGGGCTGGCCTGTGGTGCTCAAGACTCCGCGCGGCGGCTATGACGGCAAGGGCGTGCGCATGATTGACGACGCCAGCGCTGCCGCGGCTGCCGCTGACTGGTTCACCGGGACACCGCTGCTGGCCGAGGACAAGGTGGATTTCAGCCGCGAGCTCTCCGCGCTGGTGGCCCGCACGCCTTCCGGCGAAGCCAAGCCCTGGCCGGTGGCCCACACCATCCAGGTGGACGGCGTCTGCGACGAGGTCATCGCCCCGGCCCAGGAACTTTCCGCCGAGGTGGCCGAGGCCGCCCAGCAGGCCGCGCTGCGCCTCGCCGAGGAGCTCGGAGTCACCGGCGTGATGGCCGCCGAACTGTTCGAGACCCCCGGCCAGGGCCAGGGCTTCGTCATCAACGAGCTGGCCATGCGCCCGCACAACACCGGCCACTGGACGATGGACGGCTGCGTGACCAGCCAGTTCGAGCAGCACCTGCGCGCGGTCCTGGACCTGCCGCTGGGCGATACGACGGCACTGGGCGCCGTCGTCGTTATGAAGAACTACCTGGGCGGAGCCAACACGGATCTGTTCGGCGCCTACCCGCAGGCGCTGGCGGCCGAACCGGACGTCAAGGTCCACGGCTACGGCAAGTCGGTGCGTCCGGGCCGCAAAATCGGACATGTTAATGTGGTGGGCCGGCACGCTTCGGACGTAGACGTGCTGCGCACCAAGGCCGCAAGGGTGGCCGCGATCATCCGCGACGGGGTAGACCCGCAGCGCGCCGGGGCAGACCCGCAGGAAGGCAACTTATGA
- a CDS encoding TIGR03089 family protein has translation MHSVSTIDQLLAVLRPDSSPALIWYGPDGERVELSGRVLDNWVAKTANLLSEELDAEPGTVIRLAMPPHWRSVVWALAGWQTGATLTVDAAGDDGGTEPDVVVSNELDRLGGGPAYQVAVAEGALALGWPGALPEGVLDYAAEVRSYGDVFMGMGSAENSATALEYDGGSLTFDALLHREPVSRNILIPTKSDWFTTLTEAVATWLGGGTVVLCHQSVHDTAKLVANERITEQL, from the coding sequence GTGCATTCAGTGAGCACCATCGACCAACTGCTGGCAGTCCTGCGCCCGGACTCCTCCCCCGCGCTCATCTGGTACGGCCCGGATGGCGAACGAGTGGAGCTCTCCGGCCGGGTGCTGGACAACTGGGTTGCGAAGACGGCGAACCTGCTCTCGGAGGAACTGGACGCCGAGCCCGGGACGGTCATCCGGCTGGCCATGCCGCCGCATTGGCGGTCCGTGGTGTGGGCGCTGGCCGGCTGGCAGACCGGCGCCACGCTGACCGTGGACGCAGCCGGAGACGACGGCGGCACGGAGCCCGACGTCGTCGTAAGCAATGAGTTGGACCGGCTGGGCGGCGGCCCGGCGTACCAGGTTGCTGTGGCCGAGGGCGCGCTGGCGCTGGGCTGGCCGGGTGCGCTGCCCGAGGGCGTGCTGGATTACGCAGCCGAAGTGCGTTCCTACGGCGACGTGTTTATGGGAATGGGCTCGGCCGAGAACTCGGCAACGGCCTTGGAGTACGACGGCGGCTCGCTCACCTTTGATGCGCTGCTGCACCGCGAGCCTGTCAGCCGCAACATCCTGATTCCCACGAAGTCGGACTGGTTCACCACCTTGACCGAGGCCGTGGCCACCTGGCTCGGCGGCGGAACCGTGGTGCTGTGCCACCAGTCGGTGCACGACACGGCGAAGCTGGTGGCCAACGAACGGATCACCGAGCAGCTCTAG
- a CDS encoding WhiB family transcriptional regulator yields the protein MGQAERITDRTELEAQASIRYGSRGVPADWYVDPADPAAAERYHETSQQSLENQATAFLAAHQALAADVEDLQADETHEVAAPRMLHEVAPPKEQPVWIGLPGFGSDFDDEGELGWQADALCAQTDPEAFFPEKGGSTRDAKKVCGACTVRAQCLEYALANDERFGIWGGLSERERRRLRKRAV from the coding sequence ATGGGGCAGGCAGAGCGTATAACGGACCGTACGGAATTAGAGGCACAGGCTTCAATCCGGTACGGTTCCCGCGGCGTACCAGCGGACTGGTATGTGGATCCGGCTGATCCCGCAGCGGCAGAGCGTTACCACGAAACAAGCCAGCAGTCTCTGGAAAACCAGGCCACCGCATTCCTCGCCGCGCATCAGGCACTTGCTGCCGATGTCGAGGATCTGCAGGCCGACGAAACACACGAAGTGGCCGCGCCGCGCATGCTGCATGAGGTCGCGCCGCCGAAGGAACAGCCCGTCTGGATCGGTCTGCCCGGATTCGGTTCGGACTTTGACGATGAGGGCGAGCTGGGCTGGCAGGCGGATGCCTTGTGCGCCCAGACGGACCCGGAGGCGTTCTTCCCCGAAAAGGGCGGCTCAACCCGGGATGCCAAGAAGGTCTGCGGAGCGTGCACCGTGCGCGCCCAGTGCCTGGAGTATGCCCTGGCCAATGACGAACGCTTTGGAATCTGGGGCGGCCTTTCGGAGCGCGAGCGCCGACGCCTGAGGAAGCGGGCAGTCTAA
- a CDS encoding glycosyltransferase, translating into MDTGSTDTSVSLLEQTLPAGSPVVKTSARAGFGTAVRVALDELKNQKNGDGVPASVAPAVSVSVPSPASGQADELAEASRPAATGRGDSRAAAGTAGGATTRPTASGATAPAAMAAAGGRVQEWVWLLHDDSAPEPDALEELLLAVETAPSVTIAGCKQVDWENPRKLIDVGLTVTRGAERLTMIDLDEMDQGQYNGRSDFFAVNSAGMLIRRDAFEELGGFDPALPGIGDDVDLCWRNRLAGNRVVVVPTATMRHATSRGNPHAAAMAARRSQIHLRLKHAAWWQLPLLWIGTLLGGFFSFIISTVAKDPGHGLRQLLATLSALFRPREFLQARKQAGATRRSSRSIIKPLMVKRQDVFAYRRSLMESVSAEHVLGDGTGTDTIGSYEPTGGSDEFASMASPLRTWVGTGAVVATLVLALVSIIGMFGFLGVPALAGGALLPVSADLAEIWHNASAWWISLGSGMPGHGDPFGYVLAVLAILALGNGSAAVLTLILLAMPLAGLAAWVAAGAFTQRRSLRLWAAFFWASLPVLQVALGSGRLGALIAHLMIPWAVLGLVRATGSAVQRLNPDPLKPRPEVIHKPGINGIPSWTAAAAAGLCLAVITASAPALLPVFIIFVGIICLKRGRRAKTVWWSLVPPLVLALPMLLTAMDNPRALLGDPGVPLSFDGAPLWQQIMGFPVAFDTFAGLSALGFLESLGQGPWALVFALLTGVPMLVLAAVGVLLPGSSAGVARLSWLGAIVTLAASWVSAMIATAIAPGAMVPPFTGPFVSLALFLLLAAALVGGDSGMQRLHTLNEPRKERKGAFRAIAVAAVVVLAAGPVLNLAHWLLPQLIAEETVAAEGRALTDFGAEMQLEPGQARILPATATDRGTGPERTRSLVLSSESGSISAAVMHSGGTTMDQLSPIYAARSITGGLFDAERREDDDATAAARNAVAVIAAGTGVDPREELARLGVGFVVLQQTDSSAELLANRIDAVPGLSAVGRTDSGWLWRVVPDRSGEDDTSSTLTSRVRVIDSTGALLQTVPSSWTSAGTTIPEGNAGRMVVLAERMNPGWTATLNGQPLEQAENGWAQAFKVPETGGELRISYTNPWGIWVAIVQIIFLGITVLLAIPIPSRQRFVPRRVDHIRTTGTDSSPEELRIAAHEIDRADSHHADAAPATAGKEP; encoded by the coding sequence GTGGACACCGGCTCCACCGACACCTCGGTTTCGCTCCTGGAACAGACCTTGCCGGCGGGCAGTCCCGTGGTCAAGACCTCTGCGCGGGCCGGATTCGGCACGGCGGTGCGCGTTGCCCTGGACGAGCTCAAGAACCAGAAGAACGGCGACGGCGTGCCGGCCTCCGTTGCGCCTGCCGTCTCCGTCTCCGTTCCGTCCCCGGCTTCGGGCCAGGCGGACGAGTTGGCCGAGGCTTCCCGCCCGGCCGCCACAGGCCGGGGGGATTCCCGTGCTGCGGCGGGGACTGCCGGCGGCGCCACTACACGCCCAACCGCTTCCGGCGCTACCGCTCCCGCGGCCATGGCTGCTGCCGGCGGCCGCGTGCAGGAATGGGTGTGGCTGCTGCATGATGACTCCGCGCCGGAACCGGATGCGCTGGAAGAACTGCTGCTCGCCGTGGAGACCGCCCCGTCGGTCACCATCGCCGGCTGCAAGCAGGTGGACTGGGAGAATCCGCGCAAGCTGATCGACGTCGGGCTGACGGTAACGCGCGGCGCCGAACGGCTGACCATGATCGACCTGGACGAGATGGACCAGGGCCAGTACAACGGCCGCAGCGACTTCTTCGCCGTGAACTCCGCGGGCATGCTCATCCGCCGCGATGCGTTCGAGGAACTGGGAGGGTTCGACCCGGCGCTGCCCGGCATCGGCGACGACGTAGACCTCTGCTGGCGCAACAGGCTGGCCGGCAACCGCGTAGTCGTGGTGCCGACGGCGACAATGCGGCATGCGACCTCACGCGGCAACCCGCATGCTGCGGCCATGGCAGCCCGGCGCTCCCAGATCCACCTGCGGCTCAAACACGCGGCGTGGTGGCAATTACCCCTCCTGTGGATCGGTACGCTGCTCGGCGGTTTCTTCAGCTTCATTATCAGCACCGTTGCCAAGGACCCCGGCCACGGCCTGCGGCAACTCCTGGCCACGCTGTCCGCCCTGTTCCGGCCACGGGAATTCCTGCAGGCGCGCAAGCAGGCCGGCGCCACCCGCAGGTCATCCAGAAGCATCATCAAGCCGCTGATGGTCAAGCGGCAGGATGTCTTCGCCTACCGCCGCTCGCTGATGGAATCCGTCAGCGCCGAGCATGTGCTCGGGGACGGTACGGGCACCGACACCATCGGCAGCTACGAACCCACGGGTGGTTCGGACGAATTCGCGTCCATGGCCTCGCCGCTGCGGACCTGGGTAGGCACCGGCGCCGTGGTTGCCACCCTGGTGCTGGCGCTCGTGTCCATCATCGGCATGTTCGGCTTCCTCGGCGTTCCGGCGCTGGCCGGCGGCGCCCTGCTTCCGGTCTCCGCGGATCTGGCCGAGATCTGGCACAACGCCTCCGCCTGGTGGATCAGTCTCGGCTCGGGCATGCCCGGCCACGGCGACCCGTTCGGCTATGTGCTGGCCGTACTGGCAATCCTCGCGCTGGGCAACGGCTCCGCCGCGGTCCTCACCCTGATCCTGCTGGCGATGCCGCTGGCCGGTCTCGCCGCGTGGGTGGCTGCCGGTGCCTTCACCCAGCGCCGCTCGCTGCGCTTGTGGGCCGCTTTCTTCTGGGCCAGCCTGCCGGTTCTCCAAGTGGCTCTCGGCTCAGGCCGGCTCGGCGCGCTGATCGCCCATCTGATGATTCCGTGGGCCGTGCTGGGGCTGGTCCGCGCAACCGGCTCTGCGGTACAGCGGCTGAATCCGGATCCGCTCAAGCCGCGGCCCGAGGTCATCCACAAGCCGGGCATCAACGGCATTCCATCCTGGACCGCTGCCGCTGCCGCAGGTCTCTGCCTGGCCGTCATCACCGCTTCCGCTCCGGCACTGCTGCCGGTCTTTATCATTTTCGTCGGCATTATTTGCCTCAAGCGCGGCCGGCGCGCCAAAACCGTGTGGTGGTCGCTGGTGCCGCCCCTGGTACTCGCCCTGCCGATGCTCCTGACTGCGATGGACAACCCTCGGGCACTGCTCGGCGACCCGGGCGTGCCGCTGTCCTTCGACGGCGCCCCGCTCTGGCAGCAGATCATGGGCTTCCCCGTGGCGTTCGACACCTTCGCCGGTCTGAGTGCCTTAGGCTTCCTCGAGTCGCTGGGCCAAGGCCCATGGGCACTGGTCTTCGCACTGCTCACCGGCGTGCCGATGCTGGTGCTGGCCGCCGTCGGCGTGCTGCTTCCCGGCAGCAGCGCCGGCGTTGCCCGGTTGTCCTGGCTGGGCGCGATCGTGACTCTGGCCGCCAGCTGGGTCTCCGCCATGATCGCTACCGCAATCGCCCCGGGTGCCATGGTGCCTCCGTTCACCGGCCCGTTCGTTTCGCTGGCGCTGTTCCTGCTCCTGGCCGCGGCCCTGGTCGGCGGGGACAGCGGCATGCAGCGCCTGCACACCCTGAACGAGCCGCGGAAGGAACGCAAGGGTGCCTTCCGCGCCATAGCCGTTGCCGCCGTCGTTGTTCTGGCTGCCGGCCCGGTGCTGAATCTGGCGCACTGGCTCCTGCCGCAGCTGATCGCCGAGGAAACAGTTGCCGCCGAAGGGCGCGCCCTGACCGACTTCGGTGCTGAAATGCAGCTCGAGCCGGGCCAGGCTCGGATCCTTCCGGCCACGGCCACGGACCGGGGCACCGGGCCCGAACGCACCCGCTCGCTGGTGCTGAGCAGCGAGAGCGGTTCGATCAGCGCCGCCGTGATGCACAGCGGCGGGACCACCATGGATCAGTTGTCCCCGATCTACGCGGCCCGGTCCATTACCGGCGGCCTCTTCGACGCTGAACGGCGGGAGGACGACGACGCCACCGCGGCCGCACGGAACGCAGTCGCCGTGATCGCCGCCGGCACCGGAGTGGACCCGCGGGAGGAACTGGCACGGCTCGGCGTCGGCTTCGTGGTGCTGCAGCAGACGGACAGTTCCGCCGAACTGCTGGCCAACAGGATCGACGCCGTGCCCGGACTCAGCGCCGTGGGACGCACGGATTCGGGCTGGCTGTGGCGCGTGGTTCCGGACCGGAGCGGCGAAGACGACACCAGCAGCACGCTGACCAGCCGCGTGCGCGTGATCGACAGTACGGGAGCGCTGCTGCAGACGGTGCCGTCCTCCTGGACCAGCGCCGGAACCACCATTCCCGAAGGCAATGCCGGACGCATGGTGGTCCTGGCCGAACGGATGAACCCGGGCTGGACTGCAACCCTTAACGGCCAGCCGCTCGAGCAGGCGGAGAACGGTTGGGCGCAGGCGTTCAAGGTGCCCGAAACCGGCGGCGAACTGCGGATCAGCTACACCAACCCGTGGGGCATTTGGGTAGCCATTGTGCAGATCATCTTCCTCGGCATCACCGTCCTGCTGGCCATTCCGATCCCGTCCCGGCAGCGCTTCGTGCCCCGGCGGGTCGACCACATCAGAACCACCGGCACGGACAGCAGCCCCGAAGAACTGCGGATCGCCGCACACGAGATCGACCGCGCCGACAGTCACCACGCCGACGCGGCACCTGCCACGGCAGGGAAGGAACCGTAG